In Chelonia mydas isolate rCheMyd1 chromosome 10, rCheMyd1.pri.v2, whole genome shotgun sequence, a single window of DNA contains:
- the NRG4 gene encoding pro-neuregulin-4, membrane-bound isoform isoform X2 — protein MRTDHEELCGTSYGSFCLNGGICYMIPTVSSPFCRCIENYTGARCEEVLLPSLKTQIKSELFAAFLTSVVVLGILVIGAFYFLCRKANTRRASSTERGASLVETTSSNGCNKITE, from the exons ATGCGAACAG ATCATGAAGAGCTCTGTGGCACCAGTTATGGATCTTTTTGTCTAAATGGGGGGATTTGTTATATGATCCCTACTGTATCCAGTCCATTTTGCAG GTGTATTGAGAACTATACAGGAGCCCGTTGTGAAGAAGTTTTGCTACCTAGTCTCAAGACCCAAATTAAAAGTGAACTGTTTGCAGCTTTCTTGACTTCAGTAGTTGTTCTAGGAATTCTTGTAATTGGAGCATTCTACTTCCTTTGCAG GAAGGCCAACACTCGAAGGGCCAGCTCAACAGAGCGTGGAGCCAGCCTGGTTGAGACTACCAGCAGCAATGGCTGCAACA agATAACAGAATAA
- the NRG4 gene encoding pro-neuregulin-4, membrane-bound isoform isoform X1 has protein sequence MRTDHEELCGTSYGSFCLNGGICYMIPTVSSPFCRCIENYTGARCEEVLLPSLKTQIKSELFAAFLTSVVVLGILVIGAFYFLCRWPCLLQALGNPPLGATLSCWTSSTFGEKRQSSPSYVPAVGIMIPKDRFHNA, from the exons ATGCGAACAG ATCATGAAGAGCTCTGTGGCACCAGTTATGGATCTTTTTGTCTAAATGGGGGGATTTGTTATATGATCCCTACTGTATCCAGTCCATTTTGCAG GTGTATTGAGAACTATACAGGAGCCCGTTGTGAAGAAGTTTTGCTACCTAGTCTCAAGACCCAAATTAAAAGTGAACTGTTTGCAGCTTTCTTGACTTCAGTAGTTGTTCTAGGAATTCTTGTAATTGGAGCATTCTACTTCCTTTGCAG gtggccatgcctgctccaagCACTAGGcaatcccccacttggagcaacGCTGAGCTGTTGGACCTCATCGAcatttggggagaagaggcagtcCAGTCCCAGCTACGTTCccgccgtaggaattatgatacctaaggacagatttcacaatgcatga